Part of the Nicotiana sylvestris chromosome 5, ASM39365v2, whole genome shotgun sequence genome is shown below.
GGAGATATGTCGATTGTGTTGGAAAGGAATAATAGCAGTGATCCTCGGATCGAACGGTCAGGATTCGGCCACGGAATGACGTCTATTCCGATCTACAAGTCGCCGGAGCACGTCATCGGTGATCTTCGGGACGAGGAGGAAGATCGGAGCTCTATTTCCTCTGCTACTTCGTCTTGTTCTTCAATCGGGAGAAACAGTGACGACTCGCCGGCGGGAAGATCCTCATCGGACGGCGGAGACGGTGACGGGGATGGAGAGGAAGTGCAGAGTCCATTCAAAACTGGAGGAGGTTTGGATAATTTGGAGGCTTTGGAGGAGGTTTTGCCTATGAAGTATgtggattatttatttatattttttataactgTGGATTTAGTCCTTTTTTTCCCTTTGTGATTTTAGGTTAATTGTCAATTTAACGGGGTTCTTGTTATGAAGGAAAAAAACTGTTATAGTGAAAAACTGAAAATGATTTCTAATGTTTGTTCCGAGAAATAATATATAAGGGTATAAAGATAGTATTTTTATGAAAATGTAGTCTGAGTGGAGGTAGCCGATATCTGATGAAATTAGCCCGGACATCACagttattaaaaaatagttttaattCTTTTAAGTATTAAATGTTTATAACAATGTGTTGGAAAGTTATTTTTCCTCTTTtggtggaaaatatttttcttgggaaaaacatttttttaaataattcaaGGTTAACCAAACAGCGGAAataaatatatcaaggagatcaTTTCGCTATAACAAAGACACCCTAAATGCGGCTATACACAGGTCTATAATGATTGATCGTTTTCCTATAATAAATTTGGAGATTTAAGGTTAATCTGCGATCTATGGAAATGACAACACTGCGTGTATTTTGCTATCGGCGCGTGTTGGAGTGTTTGTGAATGCATCAATTAGATGGTTTCTGTATAAAGAATTAAGGAGTAACTGAGATGTCGCTTGACTCAGTCTTGGGAGGTTGGGTATAGTATAAGTTCCTTCAAGTTGAGGGTTAAGGATTGGAACCcaccttttattaaacttctaggGTGGGGTTTTACTCACTTTTATGGTCGAATTGATATACTTAACATGTAAAAGAAAAGTCCAAAGcttattcttttttcttaaagAAAAATCCAGAGCTAGTCCTTGGAAGCCTTAGTTGGGATTTTAGGTCTGATGCCCTTAAAATTGAATTTTGGTTCCATTAGACGAGTTTCGTGTACCATGGTTACCCCCTTGTAACGGATAGCTATAACAAGCTTGAAAAAAATGTGACACAACTCTGGTGTCAATAGGATGTGGCTTTTGGAGGTACTGCAATTGATATGTTGGAGTCTTTGGCATTATCTATTACCTGGATGCTTGGAGCTACAACTACTTGGCCTCATGTTCTCATCTGAAAGTTAAAGATTTTCCATATACTGACAGCTAGGAAATTATGATTTATGAAGGCCCTTATTCTTTTTTGTTAGTTTGGATTTGTTCCTCGGAGTATGCCAGTGTCACCAGGGCATATAGGTCATAGTATGGATAAAGTGCCTCGCGATATAGAGGATATTGTACCactctctcttttttatttttttgagtaAGGTTGGAGATTGGACCACTCTCTTTCTTATCGAAAGTAAAGGAGGCTGATATTCTCCTGAGATGCTCCTTCAAGTATGAAACATCACCAGTCTATATTGTTAATGTATTTTATTTAACATGAGCATTAATTTTTCGTTTAATTCTTATTATTGCAAATTTTAACATGTTTTGGAactttaatttcttttcttgtattTGAGTATTCTctaagacaagaggggttgctctgatggtaagcaacctccacttccaaccaagaagttgtgagttcgagtctccccaagagtaaGGAGGGAAGTTTCTTgaagggaaggatgccgagggtctattgaaaACAGCCTCTTTACCCCATGGTAAGGGGTaaagtctgcatacacactaccctccctagaccccactaagtgggattatactgagttgttgttaTTTGAGCATTCTCTACGAAGATGGACAAAAAAGATGTTATTTGAGTATTCTCTACGAAGATGGACAAAAGAGAGGGTGCAGGAGTTTAAATGAGAAGAATTTTGTTGTTCATAGATGAGTTATAAGCGATCTGTTTGTCCTTTTGTCTTGAGCACTAACTATGCCCATCTGCCTTTTTCCAGGAGGAGCATTTCAAAGTTTTATGCTGGTAAATCGAAATCTTTTACCAGTCTAGCTGATGCGGCATCAATTTCATCTGTTAAAGAAATTGTCAAGCCGGAGGATGCATACACCAGGAAACGCAAGAACTTGCTTGCTCACAACAATTTCTTTGGCAAAAATCGTAATCGCATCCCAAGTATTGGTAATGGTGGGATGTACAAAAGACCAATCAACTCTAGAAGCTCATCAGCTCTTGCTGCAGCTATGAGCTGCTCTGACAGCTATAATAGTTCCGAGTCTTTGAACTCAAGCCCATCATCACCTTGTCTCGCTCTTCCTCCTCTGCCTCCGCAATCACGAAGATATAGATATGAGTCCTCATCATCTCCTCCGGAACAAAAATTCAGTTCATGGAGGTCTTTCTCGTTATCTGATCTGCAAGGTGCTGCTGCTGCTGCAACTCCCACCCTAACGGGAATAAAGGAATAAAGAAGATGCATGACAATAGCTTAATTCTGTGTCACCCTATGAACCCTAATTCAGATAGGTTTTCATGGAGGTTTGGCTTACCTATTAAGCAGTCATAGCTTTGGTTTTGAGTCTGGCTCTCTGTCATTGTAATTAATCATCCAGTCATAATCTGGCTTTTGTTCTAACAATGTAACTTATTGTATACATTTTTAACCTTTACGTTCTTCCCTGTTTCTGTTAGATGTCGCTGCTTTGTCTTTGTCAAGTTGCAACCCCACTACAAAAGATAAAACGAAACGGTTTTCTATGGTGTAGCCCCCACCCCCCGGGGCTCTTCCcccctttcccttttcttccCTCTTGTTCAACGTATTCAGAGTGGCTTTCTATGTTGCAAGATGGTGCATGAGATGAACAATGGAGAACAAAGTTAGAGCATGTTTATTTAGTACTTTCTCAATTTCCGGTCAGCTTGAGTGCACCACATCATAGAAGGATAAGATTTTGGTCGTATGTTGTGGTCGAGACTGGACTGCCAATAGGAGAGGGTAGTGTTCGATTCAAGCTCTAGAGAACAGAGGAAATGAAGTGAGGAAGAGGAGAAATCAAAATTGTATTCTTCTGCATTTGTTGATCAATACAAGGTTGCACTATATAGTGCTAATGCCCCTAACTCCACTAACTAATTAGCAGCAAATTTACAGCTGTCAAACAACTATTAACTAACTAATATTTACAAATTCTAAACAACTTCCCTCTACTTGTATTGTGTACAATTTGGTCTCTCATATCCTAAgactccccctcaagttggagatTGAAATACATTAAAAACTTCTAGCTTGGAAAGAAGGAAATAGTGTTGTGCAACACCAAGTCCTTCTATCATGATGTCTGCCAATTGAAGCTTTGTTGAGATATGATGAGGCATGAGCAGTCCATTTTTTATCTTCTCCCGGACAAAATGACAATCAATTTCTATATGCTTAGTTCATTCATGAAATATAAGATTTGCTGCAATTTGGAGAGCAACTTTGCTATCACAGTAGAGATCAACTGGATGTTGTAAATCAACATTCAATTCCTTTAACAACCCAACTAGCCAAGTGATTTTAGCTGCTACTGCTGCAAGACTCCTATACTTAGCTTCAGCTGAGCTACTGTCACGACCAGGATTTCCCActctcgggagttgtgatggcgcctactaatgagagctaggcaagccaatccttaactgcttacttcattaacaattacttcttttaacaattatcatcgatagcatgaaagcaacggaattaaataaataggcGGAAGACTTAAGTTTAAAGAAAAttgaacaataatgcgagaatcaacatatgcctctacccaagaactggtgtcacattactcacgaacttctaagagtactaaatacaaccgtttgaaagaaaatataaactgtttgtctcgaatatatgagatatcagacggaaataaaagatagaggagacgccgagcctgcgaacgcctgcaaggctacctcagtgtctcactgaactgaaggctggctcctgcgctactgctgctgtccaaaacctggatctgtgcaaaagagcacagagcgtagtatcagcacaactggccccatgtgctggtaagtgtggcctaaccccggcgaagtagtgacgaggctaggaccagactccagataaacctgtacagttatataatatatggcggaaaagtaaacaagtaataagcagttaaagctggggTAGGGGAACATACTTCGGGGAtagcagttgtgagcacgtgatttttgccttacgaaaaaaaCTACTccgaaataaatcaaaataaatttcttttactgtgtaatttctgaatttacgtgatgttaaaaatttgtttatgtccgtaaaatgtttgctttgtcataattaaacaaaaataaaataaaatacatatttgcatgaatataggatttaattatgcatttaagagataatttaaaataaaatcacaaaaatatgcatttgttttattttaaatgtttcattgtgtgattgatgttttgactatgtgttaaataattgttatgaagtaattaatatttttgtgtaaggttaaaaagtgttttataatttttattaagattttttataaataaaaataaaaaattttgtaaTGGTGaaaaaaattggacctggattaaaatccaggcccaagtgaattaattcccttcacagcccaatcccctttagcccaggtccggtccagtccGAAAGGAGTCAATACGACAGCGTTTAGTCATGGCTCAgcatggaccgttcgatcaaatccaatcaacggaCGAGATCTTCTACCCTTACCCgaaacccgtaacccgaccctttgacccaatacaggccgaccctgaacttagaccaaacgacgtcgttcggaTTAGTGGATTAATCCTGGCCCttaatcttacttgatcggacggataacatcagtccaccccacccctatataagtccccaagccttacccggcccctaactaaacacccccctctcctacactgttcatcatcgtcccctaagccccactcctaaccctagccgccctaggattccaccgcctgaaacccggcggcatcaacgccgccggtcaccaaaataacaccatagaatcccctgagcctcctctatccaaatatgttagccgttgggctcgaatcctcctgaaggttctcgaatcttcgtttgaagattcgagccaagttcagacctAAACCAAATaacacctagttaacaccatagcttcccctagtcatcctgagtatggatctgttggttgtttggctcgaatcagtcccgagcttctcgaatcttcttttgaagattcggaccaaacaaggacgaactcagatccgtttcaaattaacaccaaataacccctaggctaccctcaccattgtgtcatgtttggttcttctcgaatctgacca
Proteins encoded:
- the LOC104250035 gene encoding protein OXIDATIVE STRESS 3 LIKE 1-like — translated: MSIVLERNNSSDPRIERSGFGHGMTSIPIYKSPEHVIGDLRDEEEDRSSISSATSSCSSIGRNSDDSPAGRSSSDGGDGDGDGEEVQSPFKTGGGLDNLEALEEVLPMKRSISKFYAGKSKSFTSLADAASISSVKEIVKPEDAYTRKRKNLLAHNNFFGKNRNRIPSIGNGGMYKRPINSRSSSALAAAMSCSDSYNSSESLNSSPSSPCLALPPLPPQSRRYRYESSSSPPEQKFSSWRSFSLSDLQGAAAAATPTLTGIKE